The Ruficoccus amylovorans genomic sequence AAGCACAGGCAGTCCTTGCTCACTTTTCATTGCCAAGGGACTTACCTGCCGTCTTGCTGGGTTGTGATATGCTAGCCGTCGTTACTTCTGGAGCTCTTGTGGGGGTGGAGGCCCAGCCGGTGCAGGTGGAGGTCAATGCGGGGGAGTTCGGCGAGGCGGGCGTGTATCTCGTGGGCTTGCCCGATGCCGCCGTGAAGGAGTCGAAGGACCGCGTGTCCTCCGCGCTGGCCAACAGTGGGTTTCGCATGCCTCATACCCGCACCACGATCAACCTCGCCCCCGGCCACCTGCGCAAGGAAGGCCCCTGCTACGATCTCCCCATCGCACTTGGCCTGCTGGCGGCGACGAACCAGCTTCGCCCCGAGACGCTGGAGGGCTACCTGATCGCGGGCGAAATGAGCC encodes the following:
- a CDS encoding ATP-binding protein; protein product: MLAVVTSGALVGVEAQPVQVEVNAGEFGEAGVYLVGLPDAAVKESKDRVSSALANSGFRMPHTRTTINLAPGHLRKEGPCYDLPIALGLLAATNQLRPETLEGYLIAGEMSLSGALRPVRGGLAFGLLARKQKLKGVLLPPESAEEAVLAEGVNVYPVKSLDEAVRFLEGEHAITPMTTALWKISWWSQRRCSQSGRGASSSGFF